From Bacilli bacterium PM5-9:
GTAAATCCCATTGACCTGATTTAAAATAATAATCTGGATCTAAATCATTACTTTTAAATGCTTTATTAATTTGATGAAAAATAATGTAATCATCATTTAAGCTCATAATCTTTTCGCTTGCTATATCATCTAATGCTACAAAGCGTTTTTGTGAAAACGAGTGATCTTTTCTTGCATAACATGCAATAGTATCATTATAAATTTTGTTTGTTATAATGTCTTTATGATTAATAGGCTCAGTTGTGATTGCTAAATCAATTTCATTTTTTTGTAGCATATCATATAAAACATAAGCATTATCTTCAATTATTTCTAATCTTATATCAGCATTTTCAGTAATAAAAGCTGGAATTGATTTTGAACATAGGAAAGATAATATTAAAGGTGGTATTCCAATACGAACACGTCCTTTGAACATATCATTTTGTTGTCTAAGTTCATAATTTAATTGTTCCATTTTTCCAACAATTATCTTAGCATCTGTATAAAACTTATTACCAATCTTTGTTAATCTTTTAAATCTTCCATACTCTTTATCAAATAATTTAACATTGTACTCTTTCTCTAATTCAATAATCATTTGAGATAAAGTTGGTTGTGTAATTTCTAATTTTTTTGAAGTTTTTGAAAGATTAAAATCATTTTCAACTACTGCAATAAAATAATTAAGTTGTTTTAAATCCATAAGTATCACCCAATAGTATTATAACATAATTTTATAGAAAAACAATGTGTTGCTTTGATTTTTTTTATATCATTGTAAAGTCAATATTAAATAATCATGATTTATTTATCATGAAAAAAATTACTTTTTAAATCATAAAAACAAAAAGTACACTATTGTATATAATTTTTCCTTTGACAAATTGATTTAATTTGATACAATAACAATAGTAAACAATTAAAAAATGCTTATTGAAAGGAGTTAAATTGACATGTATAAATACGAATTACTTCACTATACAAGAAAAAATAAAAAGATATCTTTAGATGAACTTGCTAAAAAACTTGGAATTTCGAAGAGTTATTTGTCATTAATTGAAAAAGGTTCACGTAAATTATCTTATGATCTTGCTGTTAAGATTGCAGAATACCTAGAGACTACTCCTGATGAATTGTTTTTAGATGATCATACACTTAGTATTAAAGAAAATAATAATTAAATATAATTTAAAAAGAAATTAAGTTATATCAATAAACAATATAACCATTATTATATTTTTGGTTCATATTGTTTTTTTATTAGATAGCTTTTATTAGAAAATATCTGTAAAATATGTTATAATATTAATGGTAATAGTTTATCTTAAAGCTTTAGTAACTATACCATGTTCAAACAAAAGTTTGATTTATATTAAAGAACAAGGTGAAGTAAATGAAAAATAAAATACCTATTGAAAAAAGGAAATATCGAATAAGTATTGTTGAATCAATGAAAGAAGATAAAGTTAAAAAATATGGTTTTGAAAAATCTTATTTTTTATTTGAAAGATCAATCAATAAACTTCCTAAAGAAGGCGATAAAGCTGAATTAGAAGCAATAAAATACTTAAAAAAAAGAAATTTATTAAGTGATAATTATTCAACAAATCGTGTTATAACTTTACATTCAATTAGAATTGAAGCTGATATTATTGATTATGATAACAAAATTATCTATGAAACAAAGTCTCGAAAAACTGGTATTCAAGCAAAAATGGCAATCAAAAAAAAGTGGGCTATTTTTGAATATGATAAACATAAAACAAGATATGAAGATTTCTCTTTAGTAGGAATTGTTGTTTCAAATTATGATGATGGCATGAAAATAAAAGGTTTAGCACATTTTAATGATGCAACTTATGATAGAAGTAAAACAAAACTAAAATTTGATAAACACTTTAAGAAAATTGAATATTTAAGAACAGTAAAAAAATAAGGAGCCATTTGGCTCCTGTTTTATTTATCTGTCTATTTATTATAGACAGCTGATAATCTTGGGTTAATAATACTAAATACAATAATATTTAAAATGATTGTTGGAATAAAGAATGTAGCATTATACCCTATTGAAGCAATAAATGGTGTTTCAAAGAATACCATTCCTGAAACAACATAAGAAAACATTGCTAAAAGAGAACCAATACATAAATTTAAGTATCTATTTAATTTGAAAACTTGGCAAGTACATATTAGTAAAATTGGTAGATAGTAATCTAATACTACTTGAATTGGATTTAAAATATAACCACCAATTAATACTTGAAGAGTTGCTGTGACTATTGCAATAAAAACATTTGTTTTTAAATCATTATTAAATGCTGCAAAAAATAATGGCACTAAATATAAAGTAATACTACCTCCTTGAGGCATTTTAAATAATTCGAATTGTGATAATAAAAATGCTAGTGCAGCTAATAATGCAATATTTACTATCTCTTTTGTTTTAAACATCTTAATACATCTCCTTTTATTTTTTTTAAAATAAAAAACACTAACTATTGTAGGTTAGTGTTATTGATTAAGATAACATGCTCCCTACGCTAGTCTTAACTAACAGGTTCTAAGGGTCAGGTTTTACCTTCTCAACTATTTCTAGTCCCCCCGCATAAATTAGTGCTATTCATTTTATAAAAATAGTATAACATTTTCTTATATAAAAATCAATTTATAATCTAATGACTTTTATTTCTCCTAGAGTTACTTCACCCTTTAAAATTATCTTATTATACTCTAAATCTTCTATATCGTTATATGGTAACTTAATTTCTCCAAGGTTTGCTGATAGCTCATTAACAATAAAAGTATCTCTTGGAACAAATAACTTAATTGTTCCTAATCTTGAAAATAACTCAATTTCAGCTCCATTACTACTTAATGTAGCTTGATCTAAATAAATACTTAATGAGCCTAATTCAACTCTGAAAATGCCCTTTTTTAAGTTCTTTGACCTAACAAATCTTGTTGAATCACATAGTGTTGCACTATATGTAATAACATCGTCTTCTATTTGTTGATCAGATTCATCAAAAATATTTGTTCTATTAGTACCTCTTTCGCGAAATTGCCCTTCTTTATAATCATGTCTATCATCATGATGATGGTATCTTGAATGTTCAAATCTATTATGTGTATAATAAACATTTTTTCGACCAAAAATCATTGAAAAACCAATTCCAAGTAGTATTGATACAAAAATAATTGTAAATGAATTGATATAGTCAAAACCAAGATACTCTTTATATAAAACAAAACCTAATCCAAGTGAGATAAAAATTCCAAAGAAATCTATTTTAAACAATGATGCTAGTAATAACCATACTAATAAAAATGATAAAATAACTGTCAATGTACTAAAACCACCTATGTAATTTAATGAATTAAGAATTATAAAAATTGCTAAAATAATTAATGCTAGTCCAAATGTAATGTTTTTTTTCATAATCTGCTCCTTTCTAAAAGCTTTTCTTTTAATAGTTTATAATAACGACGAGATACATATACTTCTTTTTTACAACCATCGAATTGTACTAATGATGTTGAACTTAATTTTTTCTCAATTGAATAAACATAAGAAACATTAATAATTGTTGATTTTGATATTCTCATAAAAGTAATAGGTAATCTGTCTTCTAATTCATACAAACGTAACTTACATTGAAATGCAAAGTCTTTTGTATGAGCATACACATTTTCTAATTCTGTTTCGAAAAAAAGAATATCTTTAATATTTATAATATATTCTTTATTATCATCATAAAGTATTAAGCAATTATTATTGCTTTGTTTACTATTAAGCAATTCATAGATTTGTTTAACATCATCATTAAATTCTTTTGCTCTTACAACAACTTCATCAGTTTCAATGGCATGATCAATATCTAACCGAATTTTCATTATCTCACCTCACAAATATTATAACTATATAATTTTATCATGTATAGGTGTTTAAAGTAAGTGGTTGTTTTTTAAAAGTAAATGGTAAAATAACTAATCCTAACAATACTATTTAATATAATGATTAATAGACTAGCACAAAAAAAGATTGCCTATAAGACAATCTTATCCATAATTTTAATAATAAACTTAGCACTTAATGCAACTAAATATCCAGTTATAACACCACTTATTAGTAAATATGGCATATAGTAAAAGAATACATTTGATTGATATAAGAATGAAACTATTATTATTTGAAAGATATTAAAAACAACAGCTTGAATCATTGATATTCCAAAAATTGATAATTTCTCTATTTTTAAAACAAAATATAAAATAAGCATACTGCACACACTACTAAATATAGCAATTGTAAATGGTATTGAAAATAATAATCCTGTTACTAAATTAGCTAGTATTACTCTTAAAACATTTACTAAAAACATTTCTTTATATCCAAAATAATATAAAATAAATATC
This genomic window contains:
- a CDS encoding DNA-binding transcriptional LysR family regulator (product_source=COG0583; cath_funfam=1.10.10.10,3.40.190.10; cog=COG0583; pfam=PF00126,PF03466; superfamily=46785,53850), whose translation is MDLKQLNYFIAVVENDFNLSKTSKKLEITQPTLSQMIIELEKEYNVKLFDKEYGRFKRLTKIGNKFYTDAKIIVGKMEQLNYELRQQNDMFKGRVRIGIPPLILSFLCSKSIPAFITENADIRLEIIEDNAYVLYDMLQKNEIDLAITTEPINHKDIITNKIYNDTIACYARKDHSFSQKRFVALDDIASEKIMSLNDDYIIFHQINKAFKSNDLDPDYYFKSGQWDLLLEMAVYTNGVALLPKQFSNMNRTIDITPIEIKPVIPWEIVIAYNQHIIKTPDVRRVEDFFINFYR
- a CDS encoding putative transcriptional regulator (product_source=KO:K07729; cath_funfam=1.10.260.40; cog=COG1396; ko=KO:K07729; pfam=PF01381; smart=SM00530; superfamily=47413), whose protein sequence is MYKYELLHYTRKNKKISLDELAKKLGISKSYLSLIEKGSRKLSYDLAVKIAEYLETTPDELFLDDHTLSIKENNN
- a CDS encoding hypothetical protein (product_source=Hypo-rule applied; superfamily=53756), whose amino-acid sequence is MKNKIPIEKRKYRISIVESMKEDKVKKYGFEKSYFLFERSINKLPKEGDKAELEAIKYLKKRNLLSDNYSTNRVITLHSIRIEADIIDYDNKIIYETKSRKTGIQAKMAIKKKWAIFEYDKHKTRYEDFSLVGIVVSNYDDGMKIKGLAHFNDATYDRSKTKLKFDKHFKKIEYLRTVKK
- a CDS encoding thiamine transporter (product_source=KO:K16789; cog=COG3859; ko=KO:K16789; pfam=PF09515; transmembrane_helix_parts=Inside_1_6,TMhelix_7_26,Outside_27_55,TMhelix_56_78,Inside_79_98,TMhelix_99_121,Outside_122_124,TMhelix_125_147,Inside_148_160); translated protein: MFKTKEIVNIALLAALAFLLSQFELFKMPQGGSITLYLVPLFFAAFNNDLKTNVFIAIVTATLQVLIGGYILNPIQVVLDYYLPILLICTCQVFKLNRYLNLCIGSLLAMFSYVVSGMVFFETPFIASIGYNATFFIPTIILNIIVFSIINPRLSAVYNK
- a CDS encoding heptaprenyl diphosphate synthase (product_source=KO:K00805; cog=COG4769; ko=KO:K00805; pfam=PF07456; transmembrane_helix_parts=Inside_1_6,TMhelix_7_29,Outside_30_32,TMhelix_33_55,Inside_56_66,TMhelix_67_89,Outside_90_103,TMhelix_104_126,Inside_127_132,TMhelix_133_155,Outside_156_168), giving the protein MMSNTKKIVVLSLFLALAIILNIVENVVFSFFIIPGIKMGLANISTIFILYYFGYKEMFLVNVLRVILANLVTGLLFSIPFTIAIFSSVCSMLILYFVLKIEKLSIFGISMIQAVVFNIFQIIIVSFLYQSNVFFYYMPYLLISGVITGYLVALSAKFIIKIMDKIVL
- a CDS encoding putative membrane protein (product_source=COG4758; cog=COG4758; superfamily=103436; transmembrane_helix_parts=Outside_1_4,TMhelix_5_27,Inside_28_33,TMhelix_34_65,Outside_66_74,TMhelix_75_97,Inside_98_257), with the protein product MKKNITFGLALIILAIFIILNSLNYIGGFSTLTVILSFLLVWLLLASLFKIDFFGIFISLGLGFVLYKEYLGFDYINSFTIIFVSILLGIGFSMIFGRKNVYYTHNRFEHSRYHHHDDRHDYKEGQFRERGTNRTNIFDESDQQIEDDVITYSATLCDSTRFVRSKNLKKGIFRVELGSLSIYLDQATLSSNGAEIELFSRLGTIKLFVPRDTFIVNELSANLGEIKLPYNDIEDLEYNKIILKGEVTLGEIKVIRL
- a CDS encoding DNA-binding LytR/AlgR family response regulator (product_source=COG3279; cath_funfam=2.30.30.140; cog=COG3279; pfam=PF04397; smart=SM00850; superfamily=46785), with amino-acid sequence MKIRLDIDHAIETDEVVVRAKEFNDDVKQIYELLNSKQSNNNCLILYDDNKEYIINIKDILFFETELENVYAHTKDFAFQCKLRLYELEDRLPITFMRISKSTIINVSYVYSIEKKLSSTSLVQFDGCKKEVYVSRRYYKLLKEKLLERSRL